The DNA region CATCGGCACCTGCGGCGATCGCGGCTTCAGCGGCCGGGCCGGTCGCGAAGACGATCACTCGGGCGGTCTTGCCGGTTCCGTGCGGCAGGATGACGGTGCCGCGCACCATCTGGTCCGCCTTGCGGGGGTCGACGGCGAGCTTCAGCGCGACCTCGACGGTCGAGTCGAACTTCGCCGAACCGGTCTCCTTCGCCAGGGCGACGGCCTCGGTGGGCGTGTAGAACTTGTCAGCCGCGATCTTCGCGGCGGCGGCCTGGTAGGCCTTGGACTTGGTAGCCATGGTCGTTATCTCCCTCAGTCCTCAACCGTGATGCCCATGGAACGGGCGGTACCGGCGATGATCTTCGAGGCGGCCTCGAGGTCATTCGCGTTCAGGTCGGGCTGCTTGACCTCGGCGATCTCGCGCACCTGAGCCTTGGTGAGCTTTGCCACCTTGGTCGTGTGCGGGGTCGGCGAGCCCTTGGCCACGCCTGCGGCCTTCTTGATCAGCTCGGCCGCCGGCGGCGTCTTGAGGATGAACGTGAAGCTGCGGTCCTCGTAGACGGTGATCTCGACGGGGATGACGTTGCCACGCTGCGCCTCGGTGGCGGCGTTGTAGGCCTTGCAGAACTCCATGATGTTGACGCCGTGCTGACCGAGCGCGGGCCCGATCGGCGGCGCCGGGTTGGCGGCGCCGGCTTTGATCTGGAGTTTGATCAGGCCGGTCACCTTCTTCTTGGGTGCCATTTCCTTTTCCTTTCATCGAGCGGATGCCGCGGCATCCGTTCTCCCGCACACTCGGCGTCTCCGAGCCGCGGTTCTCCCCGGTGAACCGGGGAAGTCTCTATTGGGTTTCGATACGCGCGCTTCGCGCGCTACTCAACCTTGACCCGATCGCGCATCAACCCTGCTTCGCAGAATTGATCCGCGCCGCGTCAAAGCTTCGTGACCTGATCGAACGACAGCTCGACCGGCGTCTCGCGCTCGAAAAGGGA from Microbacterium sp. zg-B185 includes:
- the rplK gene encoding 50S ribosomal protein L11: MAPKKKVTGLIKLQIKAGAANPAPPIGPALGQHGVNIMEFCKAYNAATEAQRGNVIPVEITVYEDRSFTFILKTPPAAELIKKAAGVAKGSPTPHTTKVAKLTKAQVREIAEVKQPDLNANDLEAASKIIAGTARSMGITVED